In Legionella beliardensis, the following are encoded in one genomic region:
- the pcnB gene encoding polynucleotide adenylyltransferase PcnB produces the protein MKKLLRKSRGKHAPAVANYVIPRNQHNISKTDISTNALKVLNRLNSAGFQAYLVGGSVRDLLLGKAPKDFDVATNATPNEIKALFRNGRIIGRRFKLVHIIFHRDIIEVATFRGNDVLDDSQVQMTNERGMLIRDNVYGTIDEDAWRRDFTINSLYYSIEDAAIVDFTGGVKDIHNQTLRIIGNPHIRYQEDPVRMLRAIRFSAKLHFNLAPETAKPLEELSALILNVSSSRLFDEMIKLYQCGEAETVQNLLIKYGLFKYLFAQTHALFDSPYPVKAFLGVSLENTDARIHDNKPITPAFLYAVFLWFPLLNYAANLQRDEQLPPLPALEKAMSHVISEQNKVIAIPKRFSQVMREIWLLQFRFPKRWGGRAINLLKHPRFRAAYDFMSLRALAGDESMELAQWWTTFQNASEEEQAHMIASLPTPAGKKSKRRKKQKTLI, from the coding sequence ATTAAAAAACTATTACGTAAGTCTCGGGGCAAACATGCACCAGCAGTTGCTAATTATGTTATTCCCCGCAACCAGCATAATATCTCTAAAACAGATATTAGTACAAATGCTCTAAAGGTCTTAAACCGACTCAATAGCGCAGGTTTTCAAGCCTATTTAGTTGGTGGTAGCGTTAGGGACTTACTTTTAGGTAAAGCACCAAAAGATTTTGATGTCGCAACTAATGCAACGCCGAATGAAATTAAAGCCCTTTTTAGAAATGGGAGAATAATCGGTCGTCGTTTTAAATTAGTTCATATTATTTTTCATCGCGATATTATCGAAGTAGCCACTTTTCGTGGTAATGACGTCTTAGACGATAGCCAAGTTCAAATGACCAATGAGCGTGGTATGCTTATACGCGATAATGTATACGGCACTATCGATGAGGATGCATGGCGGCGTGATTTTACGATTAATTCCCTCTATTACAGTATTGAAGATGCAGCTATTGTCGATTTTACGGGCGGTGTTAAAGATATTCATAATCAGACTTTACGAATTATTGGCAATCCTCACATTCGCTATCAGGAAGATCCTGTACGCATGCTAAGAGCTATTCGCTTTAGCGCTAAACTTCACTTTAATCTTGCCCCTGAAACAGCTAAGCCTTTAGAAGAGCTCAGTGCTTTGATTTTAAATGTTTCAAGCTCTCGTTTATTTGATGAAATGATTAAGCTTTATCAGTGTGGTGAGGCAGAAACAGTACAAAATTTATTAATCAAGTATGGCCTTTTCAAGTATCTTTTTGCGCAAACACATGCGCTATTCGACAGCCCATACCCGGTTAAGGCGTTTTTAGGTGTGTCATTAGAAAATACAGATGCTCGTATTCATGATAATAAACCAATTACCCCCGCCTTTTTGTATGCTGTATTTCTTTGGTTTCCTTTACTTAATTATGCAGCTAACTTACAACGAGACGAGCAACTGCCACCCTTACCTGCTTTAGAAAAGGCAATGTCGCATGTCATTAGTGAACAAAACAAAGTGATTGCGATTCCTAAACGATTTAGCCAAGTTATGCGTGAAATATGGTTATTGCAATTTCGTTTTCCTAAGCGCTGGGGTGGGCGTGCTATTAATTTACTTAAACATCCCCGTTTTCGTGCAGCTTATGATTTTATGTCACTGCGGGCCTTAGCTGGTGACGAATCAATGGAACTAGCTCAATGGTGGACTACCTTTCAGAATGCTTCAGAAGAAGAGCAAGCTCACATGATTGCGAGCCTCCCTACACCCGCCGGTAAAAAATCAAAAAGAAGAAAAAAACAGAAAACACTCATATGA
- a CDS encoding TerC family protein, with the protein MDVIDILLSLSALIVLEIVLGIDNLVFLSILTEKLPVGQRRSARRWGLTFAWVTRLLLLASAVWLVKLTTPLVQFGDFGISARDLFLFLGGGFLIVKATQEIRHEVGEDDVEIKEIKARLVTFKGVVIQVGIMDIVFSLDSVLTAIGLTTRLWVMAIAITCAILVMIYASEPVSRFIDKHPTVKMLALSFLILIGMVLIADSFKFHIPRAYIYFAMGFSLGVEGLNLLKRSRKNKHRKKQKE; encoded by the coding sequence ATGGATGTTATAGATATTCTTTTGAGTTTAAGTGCACTCATCGTTCTTGAAATTGTGTTGGGCATAGATAATTTAGTCTTTTTATCTATTCTGACTGAAAAATTACCAGTTGGACAACGTCGCAGTGCTAGACGATGGGGGCTTACTTTTGCTTGGGTAACGCGTTTACTCTTATTAGCCTCTGCTGTTTGGTTAGTTAAGCTTACAACGCCCTTAGTTCAATTTGGCGATTTTGGGATCTCAGCACGCGACTTGTTTCTTTTTCTTGGTGGTGGGTTCTTAATCGTTAAAGCGACACAAGAGATTAGGCATGAAGTTGGTGAGGATGATGTTGAAATCAAAGAGATAAAAGCTAGACTCGTTACTTTTAAGGGAGTCGTCATTCAAGTTGGCATTATGGACATTGTGTTTTCACTAGATAGCGTGTTAACCGCCATAGGTTTAACGACTCGCTTGTGGGTCATGGCCATAGCAATCACTTGCGCTATCTTAGTGATGATTTATGCTAGTGAGCCGGTAAGTCGTTTTATTGATAAACACCCAACTGTAAAAATGTTAGCACTAAGCTTTCTAATTTTAATTGGTATGGTTTTAATTGCAGATAGTTTTAAATTTCATATTCCTCGTGCTTATATTTATTTCGCTATGGGGTTTTCACTAGGTGTAGAAGGTTTAAACTTGCTTAAGCGTTCTCGTAAGAATAAACACCGTAAAAAACAAAAAGAGTAA
- a CDS encoding acetate/propionate family kinase, which translates to MVTEQLNKRQPCILTINAGSSSIKYKVFTHQNNNKNTVLLSGLIEGIAEKTGQWHHHYQQKEQLNCYFSNHQEAFSALEERLKKDLNNKIIVGVGHRVVHGGQHLWQPTIITSAVLTEIKSLAKLAPLHNPINAAGIEYAQSHFKEAIHVAVFDTGFHHTMPNHTHLYAIDTQIAQQFHIQRYGFHGINHDYVSHEAANYLKKSLLTCNFISLHLGNGASACLIKQGKSFDTSMGMTPLAGLIMGTRCGDIDPAIPIFLQEQGLEASQINDLLNKNSGLKGIAHENDMRAIVERFHLGDKEAILALEMYVYAIQKIIGAYLSQTENLDALIFTGGVGENSALIREKIMTPLIHFGFIIDKVLNSAVKKGCCYQLSYQGIPIIIVPGDEESWIAKQVAEKLVNRPQ; encoded by the coding sequence ATGGTAACTGAGCAACTAAACAAAAGACAACCCTGTATTTTAACCATTAATGCGGGCAGTTCTTCTATTAAATACAAAGTATTTACTCATCAGAATAATAATAAAAATACTGTTTTATTATCAGGTCTTATTGAGGGTATTGCTGAAAAAACTGGCCAATGGCATCATCATTATCAGCAAAAAGAACAGCTTAATTGCTATTTTAGCAATCACCAAGAGGCGTTTAGCGCCTTAGAAGAAAGGCTAAAGAAAGATTTAAACAATAAGATTATTGTTGGTGTAGGGCACCGGGTAGTTCATGGTGGCCAACATTTATGGCAGCCAACAATCATTACCTCTGCAGTACTTACAGAGATTAAATCCCTTGCTAAATTAGCGCCACTGCATAACCCAATTAACGCGGCTGGTATTGAATATGCCCAGTCACATTTCAAAGAGGCTATCCATGTCGCCGTTTTTGATACGGGCTTTCATCATACTATGCCTAACCATACCCATTTATATGCTATAGACACGCAAATAGCGCAGCAATTTCATATTCAACGCTATGGTTTTCATGGTATCAATCATGATTATGTTAGCCATGAAGCAGCAAACTACTTAAAAAAATCGCTACTAACGTGTAATTTTATCTCATTGCACCTAGGTAATGGCGCCAGTGCTTGCTTGATTAAGCAGGGTAAATCATTTGATACATCCATGGGCATGACACCCCTTGCAGGTTTAATCATGGGAACACGGTGTGGAGACATTGATCCAGCTATCCCAATTTTTTTGCAAGAACAGGGTCTTGAAGCGTCTCAAATTAATGATTTATTAAATAAGAACAGCGGTTTAAAAGGGATAGCCCATGAAAACGATATGCGCGCTATTGTAGAACGCTTTCATCTAGGAGATAAGGAGGCAATATTAGCATTAGAGATGTATGTTTATGCCATTCAAAAAATCATTGGCGCTTATTTAAGCCAAACAGAAAACCTCGATGCTTTAATTTTCACAGGTGGTGTTGGTGAAAACTCAGCCTTAATTAGAGAAAAAATAATGACGCCACTAATTCATTTCGGTTTTATTATAGATAAAGTATTAAATAGTGCCGTTAAAAAAGGCTGTTGCTATCAACTATCTTATCAAGGAATTCCGATTATTATTGTTCCTGGTGATGAAGAAAGTTGGATAGCAAAACAAGTCGCTGAAAAACTAGTTAACCGTCCGCAATAA
- the hemJ gene encoding protoporphyrinogen oxidase HemJ, which translates to MLVVKAFHIIAMVAWFAGLFYLPRLFVYHAAAKDKISDDRFKIMERRLYYGITWPAALLTTGLGIWLLTFNPSYYLKAPWMHAKLTLVIIVWLYHLGCGYFLKCFARDSNCRAVLFFRIFNEIPTVLLTGIVLLVVVKPF; encoded by the coding sequence ATGTTAGTTGTTAAAGCATTTCATATTATCGCTATGGTAGCCTGGTTTGCAGGTCTTTTTTATTTACCCCGTTTGTTTGTTTATCATGCCGCTGCCAAGGATAAAATAAGCGATGATCGTTTTAAGATCATGGAACGTCGACTGTATTATGGTATTACGTGGCCAGCTGCGTTATTGACGACTGGGCTAGGAATATGGCTTCTTACTTTTAATCCTAGCTATTATTTAAAAGCACCCTGGATGCATGCCAAGCTTACCTTAGTGATTATAGTGTGGCTTTATCATTTAGGCTGTGGCTATTTCCTTAAGTGCTTTGCTAGGGATTCAAACTGTAGAGCTGTATTATTTTTTCGTATATTTAATGAAATTCCGACCGTATTACTAACTGGAATTGTCTTGTTAGTTGTGGTCAAACCTTTTTAA
- the folK gene encoding 2-amino-4-hydroxy-6-hydroxymethyldihydropteridine diphosphokinase has translation MILCYLALGSNLNSPQRQLQLAIKQLQSLPHTHVKKIATFYKNQAVGRKSQPSFYNTVVEISTTLPPEKLLAKCQEIERKQGRIRRVRWSARTIDIDILLYDNQVIKRPYLVIPHPQLLNRDFVLIPLIEIAPAIRLPNGQPIGLKV, from the coding sequence ATGATTTTATGTTACTTAGCATTAGGTAGTAATTTAAATTCTCCTCAACGCCAACTGCAACTAGCTATTAAACAATTACAGAGCTTACCGCACACTCATGTTAAGAAAATTGCCACATTTTATAAAAATCAAGCTGTAGGTAGGAAATCACAGCCTAGCTTTTATAATACTGTTGTTGAGATTTCTACGACATTACCACCAGAGAAGCTCTTGGCTAAATGTCAAGAGATAGAGCGTAAGCAAGGAAGAATACGCCGTGTAAGGTGGAGCGCAAGAACTATTGATATTGATATATTGCTTTATGACAATCAGGTGATAAAAAGGCCTTATCTGGTTATTCCACATCCACAATTATTGAATCGTGATTTTGTACTTATACCATTAATCGAAATTGCTCCTGCCATTCGCTTACCAAATGGTCAACCTATTGGTTTAAAAGTTTAG
- a CDS encoding rubredoxin, translating to MQDYKRYICVICGFIYDEAEGWPEDGIEPGTRWEDVPENWFCPDCGAGKEDFEMVEME from the coding sequence ATGCAAGATTATAAGCGTTATATTTGCGTTATTTGTGGTTTTATTTATGATGAGGCAGAAGGATGGCCAGAAGATGGCATTGAGCCAGGTACACGCTGGGAAGATGTACCTGAAAACTGGTTTTGCCCTGACTGTGGTGCCGGCAAAGAAGATTTTGAAATGGTAGAAATGGAATAA
- the pta gene encoding phosphate acetyltransferase, producing the protein MHKKIYLSGIEKRPGKSFTSLGIVALLQKHFSLRCVKLFQELDNEQNSLLKTIVNKTISPVMEITQAITMMRNAPDDLFSVIFEKIKDNKNDEITYIEGSDFESDNDVFEYEFNLTIATQLNCEILLTVSAKDRTLNHTLSVIATALDISKRNHAQVIGIIVNRVALKDEVKAYELFTNQFPQLAFIIIPEFDDLANPSMGDIANKLNASIICGKDELQRRVKQFTVAAKTIGNFLESRLEREGMLIITPGDRIDILLGSLLADQSSFYPKIAGIVLTGGDIPGKTIRQIISGLEHPFPVLLTSHKTYETATLLFSSKFSLNKDNLTKVNTAIAAMETYLSQPLLKLISETQQISGLTPAIFLHELLNKARLAKRHIVLPEGTDPRILIAADYLLKRHVAQITLLGNKEKIHLLARRMQLDLGQAQIIDVEKSDKKAKYAKEYWQLRKHKNINLPIATERMADVNYFAAMMVYCGEADGMVSGAEHTTADTVRPALEIIKTKPGVTKVSSIFIMCMPTRVLIYGDCAINPEPDSQTLAEITLQAVQIAKHLGIEPKAALLSYSSGTSGSGKSVDKVVNAVQILQRDFQGIPVEGPMQYDAAVDPEVAAKKLPHSAIAGKANVLIFPDLNTGNNTYKAVQRETGALAIGPVLLGLNKPVNDLSRGCTPQDIINTILVTALQVEDHHGN; encoded by the coding sequence ATGCATAAAAAAATATATTTATCCGGTATTGAAAAAAGGCCTGGAAAATCATTTACTTCATTAGGAATTGTAGCTCTTTTACAAAAGCATTTTTCATTACGCTGCGTGAAGCTATTTCAAGAATTAGATAATGAACAAAATTCTCTTCTTAAAACCATTGTAAATAAAACGATTTCTCCCGTCATGGAAATTACCCAAGCTATTACCATGATGCGTAATGCGCCTGATGATTTATTTTCAGTTATTTTTGAGAAAATTAAAGATAATAAAAATGATGAAATAACTTATATTGAAGGCAGTGATTTTGAAAGCGATAATGATGTTTTTGAATATGAATTTAATTTAACTATTGCCACACAATTAAATTGTGAAATTCTTCTTACAGTTTCCGCAAAAGATAGAACATTAAATCATACCCTTTCAGTCATTGCGACCGCCTTAGATATAAGCAAAAGAAACCATGCGCAAGTTATAGGTATTATCGTTAACCGTGTGGCACTTAAAGATGAAGTTAAAGCTTATGAACTATTTACCAATCAATTTCCTCAATTGGCCTTTATTATCATTCCTGAGTTTGATGATTTAGCCAACCCTTCTATGGGTGATATCGCTAATAAATTAAACGCTAGCATTATTTGCGGCAAAGATGAATTACAACGCCGGGTTAAGCAATTTACAGTTGCTGCTAAAACCATAGGAAATTTTCTTGAATCCCGACTTGAAAGAGAGGGTATGCTAATTATTACGCCTGGCGATCGTATTGATATTTTATTAGGTTCGTTATTAGCTGATCAATCAAGCTTTTATCCTAAAATAGCGGGCATCGTTCTCACTGGAGGCGATATACCTGGTAAGACAATTCGCCAAATTATTTCAGGCCTTGAACACCCTTTCCCAGTTTTACTAACGTCTCATAAAACTTACGAAACAGCTACCTTATTGTTTTCCTCTAAATTTAGCCTTAATAAAGACAATCTAACTAAAGTTAATACCGCTATTGCAGCGATGGAAACTTACCTATCACAACCGCTTTTAAAATTAATTAGTGAAACCCAACAAATTTCAGGGTTAACGCCAGCTATTTTTCTCCATGAATTACTCAATAAAGCACGACTCGCCAAACGCCATATTGTTCTTCCAGAAGGCACCGATCCGCGCATTTTAATTGCGGCAGATTACCTTTTAAAACGTCATGTGGCTCAAATTACGTTACTAGGAAATAAAGAAAAAATTCACCTCCTAGCGAGAAGGATGCAGCTTGATTTAGGCCAAGCTCAAATTATTGATGTTGAAAAGTCCGATAAAAAAGCTAAATATGCTAAAGAATATTGGCAACTTCGTAAACACAAAAACATTAATCTTCCCATTGCTACTGAGCGCATGGCTGACGTTAATTATTTCGCAGCGATGATGGTTTATTGTGGTGAAGCAGATGGCATGGTATCTGGTGCTGAACATACCACAGCAGATACGGTAAGACCTGCCTTAGAAATTATAAAAACTAAACCAGGAGTTACTAAAGTCTCTTCAATCTTTATTATGTGTATGCCAACTCGCGTACTCATTTATGGCGATTGCGCTATTAATCCCGAGCCAGATAGCCAAACACTTGCTGAAATTACACTACAGGCGGTACAAATCGCTAAGCACTTAGGAATTGAACCAAAAGCCGCCCTTCTCTCTTACTCTTCGGGCACATCAGGTAGTGGAAAAAGCGTTGATAAGGTGGTCAATGCCGTGCAAATTCTACAACGTGATTTTCAGGGTATTCCTGTCGAAGGGCCAATGCAATATGACGCCGCAGTAGACCCTGAAGTAGCCGCAAAGAAGCTACCTCATTCAGCGATAGCAGGCAAAGCCAATGTATTAATCTTTCCTGACCTTAATACAGGCAATAATACTTATAAAGCCGTACAGCGCGAAACAGGCGCTTTAGCAATTGGCCCTGTTTTATTAGGCTTAAATAAACCAGTTAATGATTTAAGTCGAGGCTGTACACCGCAAGATATTATTAACACTATTTTAGTCACCGCCTTACAAGTAGAAGATCATCATGGTAACTGA
- a CDS encoding spherulation-specific family 4 protein: MSLKKISILSLYFYSCASWCAPLAADVIINPKAAAGPSSFTFSYGVTAPQDYSRIYIDVEHRADTGFPQGGLMANYLIENQTLYKYVGPGWNWTPVKSVSVTGSTVKTWVIPRSDLLPTQACAGNLDYLYQVESAAGISSLVKMNLPFPSTPDCDGGGENDSQKIAVPSYFYPCTGSSNCYWDQLIKAAPTAGIALINPANGPGSSKSTAYAQQVTRSKNAGQAVLGYVYTSYAKRSLAAVKADIDKFYQWYAVDGIFFDEGFSSNCGQLSYYQNLNNYVKAKGGKGITIVNFGTGTPECYINSADILVTFESDYRAYVNWRPVGWETKYPASRFWHLVYGTAQSSLSNAISLTKQRHAGWVYVTPDVLPNPWDTLPSAAYWTDEINRVSQP, translated from the coding sequence ATGAGTCTAAAAAAAATTAGTATACTTTCCCTCTATTTTTACTCGTGTGCTTCTTGGTGTGCGCCGCTGGCAGCTGATGTAATTATTAACCCAAAAGCGGCAGCTGGTCCTAGCTCCTTTACTTTTTCTTATGGGGTAACTGCTCCACAGGATTATTCTCGTATTTACATTGATGTTGAGCATCGCGCCGATACAGGTTTTCCCCAAGGGGGCCTCATGGCAAACTATCTTATTGAGAATCAAACGCTGTATAAGTATGTAGGTCCGGGATGGAATTGGACGCCTGTGAAATCTGTTTCTGTTACGGGAAGTACGGTTAAAACTTGGGTAATACCTCGAAGTGATTTATTGCCCACGCAAGCTTGTGCAGGTAATTTAGATTATCTCTATCAGGTTGAGTCAGCGGCCGGAATTTCGTCGCTAGTAAAGATGAATCTTCCTTTTCCTTCTACCCCAGATTGTGATGGTGGCGGGGAAAATGATTCACAAAAAATAGCTGTCCCTTCTTATTTTTACCCTTGTACAGGCTCTAGTAATTGTTACTGGGATCAATTAATTAAAGCGGCACCAACAGCAGGTATTGCCTTAATTAATCCTGCAAATGGCCCAGGCTCAAGTAAAAGTACGGCTTATGCGCAGCAAGTAACTAGAAGTAAAAATGCTGGGCAAGCAGTGCTAGGTTACGTTTATACCAGTTATGCTAAACGAAGTCTTGCTGCAGTGAAGGCTGATATCGATAAGTTTTACCAATGGTATGCTGTGGATGGTATTTTCTTCGATGAAGGCTTTTCTAGTAATTGCGGCCAGCTTAGTTATTATCAAAATTTAAATAATTATGTTAAAGCGAAGGGCGGTAAAGGAATTACTATCGTAAATTTTGGCACAGGCACGCCTGAATGTTATATTAATTCAGCTGATATATTGGTTACCTTTGAATCTGACTATAGAGCCTATGTAAACTGGCGTCCTGTTGGTTGGGAAACAAAGTATCCTGCGTCACGCTTTTGGCATTTAGTTTATGGAACAGCTCAGAGTTCGCTTAGTAATGCCATCAGTTTAACGAAGCAAAGACATGCGGGTTGGGTTTATGTCACACCAGATGTGCTTCCTAATCCTTGGGATACTTTGCCTAGTGCAGCCTATTGGACAGATGAAATAAATAGAGTAAGCCAACCATAA
- a CDS encoding peptide MFS transporter, which produces MSTKDSNKSLSSLFSQSIFALFCIQIFSTLSFSVLYSTLVLYMTGPLHLTTQYANSVMGVFVAFNFALHLLGGYWGGRFLSYRALFCVGMLAQILGCVLLSLVQIDYFYYGLAVFLTGSGVNITCLNCMLTQRFEPEDTRRESAFLYNYAGMNIGFFAGFSLSGYFQLLQNYHRLFLLSSIGNLVALLICLYFWHALADRYSLFIQQDKARQRRLSLKGLLMVICLPFVLSPLLHFADLANKLVLLTGIIMLGVVYVLAFKQAEQEARQKIFAFGILMVIGIVFWMLYQIGPMGLTHFIDHNVQRHWLMITIPPQWFQNINTICIVLGGPLLSMLFTRMRNRGIYINIPMQFAAALFLIGLAFAILPLGIVNANAKGLIGPEWIVLSFILQSAGELLISPIGYAMIGALAPVSLQGVMMGIWMLSSGVGATLSSYSSNWMTIGQNTVNPLLTNAGYSRVFLILGCVAIAAGACLCIISPVIKRWMNDKKQIEESSATLVTV; this is translated from the coding sequence ATGTCGACTAAAGATAGCAATAAATCATTGAGTAGTCTTTTTTCTCAAAGCATTTTTGCACTGTTTTGTATTCAGATTTTTTCGACATTAAGTTTTAGTGTTTTATATTCAACCTTAGTTCTCTATATGACTGGCCCTTTACATTTAACGACGCAATATGCCAATAGTGTGATGGGTGTTTTTGTAGCCTTTAATTTTGCTTTGCATTTATTAGGCGGTTATTGGGGAGGGCGATTTTTATCTTATCGGGCTTTATTTTGTGTCGGCATGCTCGCGCAAATTTTGGGCTGTGTACTGCTTTCGCTTGTGCAAATAGACTATTTTTACTATGGCTTAGCTGTTTTCCTAACTGGGTCAGGCGTAAACATTACCTGTCTAAATTGTATGCTAACCCAGCGTTTTGAACCTGAAGATACCAGGCGAGAAAGTGCTTTTCTTTATAATTATGCTGGTATGAATATTGGTTTTTTTGCCGGTTTTAGTTTAAGTGGCTATTTTCAATTACTACAAAATTATCATCGCTTATTTCTATTAAGTAGTATTGGTAATTTAGTGGCTTTGTTAATTTGTTTATATTTTTGGCATGCTTTGGCAGACAGGTATAGCCTTTTTATTCAGCAGGACAAGGCAAGGCAACGACGTTTATCTTTAAAGGGCTTATTAATGGTTATTTGCTTGCCTTTTGTTTTAAGCCCACTGCTGCATTTTGCTGATCTTGCTAATAAACTCGTTCTTTTAACAGGCATTATTATGCTTGGCGTAGTTTACGTACTAGCTTTTAAGCAAGCTGAGCAGGAGGCGCGACAAAAGATATTCGCCTTTGGCATACTCATGGTAATAGGTATTGTATTTTGGATGCTTTATCAGATAGGCCCTATGGGATTAACGCATTTTATTGATCATAATGTACAAAGGCATTGGCTAATGATTACGATTCCACCGCAATGGTTTCAAAATATAAATACTATTTGCATTGTATTAGGTGGGCCTTTATTAAGTATGTTATTTACTCGTATGCGAAACCGCGGCATTTATATTAATATTCCGATGCAATTTGCTGCTGCTTTGTTTTTAATTGGTTTAGCATTTGCTATTTTACCGCTTGGTATTGTCAATGCGAATGCTAAGGGCTTAATAGGGCCTGAATGGATTGTGCTTAGTTTTATTTTGCAAAGTGCAGGCGAGCTACTAATTTCACCCATAGGCTATGCCATGATTGGTGCACTCGCGCCAGTTTCCCTGCAAGGGGTGATGATGGGTATATGGATGTTATCATCAGGGGTAGGGGCCACGTTGTCTAGCTATAGTTCGAACTGGATGACAATCGGGCAAAACACGGTTAATCCATTATTAACAAATGCCGGCTATAGTCGCGTGTTTTTAATTTTAGGTTGTGTAGCTATTGCCGCAGGCGCTTGTTTATGTATTATATCGCCAGTTATAAAAAGATGGATGAATGATAAGAAGCAAATTGAAGAAAGCAGTGCTACGTTAGTTACGGTGTAA
- the hemL gene encoding glutamate-1-semialdehyde 2,1-aminomutase: protein MSNSLQLFAAAQAIIPGGVNSPVRAFKGVGGNPIFFKQGKGAYLTDVDDRHYIDYVGSWGPLILGHCHPKVIEAVAEVLHQGISFGAPTELEIKLAQKIIELMPSIEKIRMVNSGTEATMTAIRLARGYTAKNKIIKFNGCYHGHNDSLLVKAGSGVLTLGIPASPGIPKSITEHTLTADFNDLEQVDALFKQYPNDIAAIIIEPVAGNMGFIMPKPGFLAGLRKLCDENQALLIFDEVMTGFRVALGGAQALFNITPDITTLGKVIGGGMPVGALGGRKEIMAHLAPEGSVYQAGTLSGNPLAMAAGLATLYEVEKPNFYQQLTSYAELLMTGLAELAEAFSIPFCQASLGGMFGFCFNQKQQVWNYDDVATSDELFFKDFYHQMLEKGIYFAPSMYEAGFISSAHKLEEIRLTLSAAEEVFRLLQKN from the coding sequence ATGTCTAATTCTCTGCAATTGTTTGCTGCTGCCCAAGCTATCATTCCAGGAGGAGTTAACTCACCTGTGCGTGCTTTTAAAGGCGTTGGAGGTAATCCTATTTTCTTTAAGCAAGGCAAAGGTGCTTACTTAACGGATGTTGATGATCGTCATTATATTGATTACGTTGGCTCATGGGGGCCTTTAATTTTAGGACATTGTCACCCAAAAGTTATTGAAGCAGTTGCAGAAGTACTTCATCAAGGCATAAGTTTTGGCGCGCCAACGGAGTTAGAAATTAAATTAGCCCAAAAAATTATTGAATTAATGCCATCCATTGAAAAAATAAGAATGGTTAATTCAGGGACTGAAGCCACGATGACCGCTATACGTTTAGCTCGCGGGTATACGGCTAAAAATAAAATCATTAAATTTAATGGTTGTTATCATGGGCATAATGATAGCTTGCTAGTAAAGGCAGGTTCTGGTGTTTTAACGTTAGGAATTCCTGCCTCTCCTGGGATACCAAAAAGTATTACTGAACATACGTTAACAGCTGATTTTAATGATTTAGAGCAAGTAGATGCTTTATTTAAGCAATATCCTAATGATATTGCTGCTATTATTATTGAACCTGTTGCAGGCAACATGGGATTTATTATGCCTAAGCCTGGATTCTTAGCAGGGCTTCGTAAATTATGTGACGAAAACCAAGCATTACTGATTTTTGATGAAGTAATGACTGGCTTTAGAGTAGCCTTAGGCGGTGCTCAGGCGTTATTTAACATTACCCCTGATATTACAACCTTAGGTAAAGTCATAGGTGGAGGAATGCCTGTTGGCGCGCTTGGCGGGCGCAAAGAAATTATGGCGCATTTAGCACCCGAAGGTAGCGTGTATCAAGCAGGGACGTTATCGGGTAATCCACTAGCAATGGCTGCTGGATTAGCGACATTATATGAAGTTGAAAAACCTAATTTTTATCAGCAATTAACTTCCTATGCAGAATTATTAATGACGGGCTTGGCTGAATTAGCAGAGGCGTTTTCCATTCCTTTTTGCCAAGCTTCTTTAGGTGGTATGTTTGGTTTTTGTTTTAATCAGAAACAACAGGTATGGAATTACGATGATGTTGCTACTTCTGATGAACTATTTTTTAAAGATTTTTACCACCAGATGTTAGAAAAAGGTATTTATTTTGCACCTTCTATGTATGAAGCAGGATTTATCTCTAGTGCTCATAAATTAGAAGAAATACGCCTAACCTTAAGCGCTGCAGAAGAAGTATTTCGTCTTTTACAAAAAAATTAA